Part of the Ornithodoros turicata isolate Travis chromosome 6, ASM3712646v1, whole genome shotgun sequence genome, TCagttagaagaagaagaagaaggcgacCGACCGGCGGGGGGTTGGGGCGGCGTCTGCAGGTCACGGAGTCGCGGACTTTCTGTGATCGGTTTTGGAATGTGTCATTTCTGGGTTAGCGTCGGATGTGTTCGTGCAACCAGGGGTGTATCACCGTGCTCCACGTGACATGGTCGCGTCAGAGCTCCCACAGGTAAACGAAAGTTGGCGTATTTACTGAGGACTTTCCACTTATTATACTGCGGTGCGACCGCAGTGTGTGGGATTTCCCGGTGTGTgggattttccctgggttttccggcagatttcCACacagatgtcggcacagtttcccctgaagtcggcccataacgcatactagcccccccccctgtcccccactcctttctgctgtcctttctccatctgtccactgttgtactccgctcatagccacagttgctttgcggcgctaacacggaataaaaacaaATTGCGGTGcgaacgtgaagcagacgacTTCGGAGAcgatcgcctgcgctgcgctcgcATTCGTGTGCCtgtggcttacgtcatcatggtgtttctatcgctggggcttccttagctgcaaAGGGAATGCGAATGTTTAAGAATcttttatttaatatgtaagttgttttcggaagagaaacttggccaagttgactgtgaagcggtgacgaacattatcgTATTGGTCTCATACACGCGTTGCCGGATGCCATAGTCCTTTTAACGTACGTGTGTCTATAAAACCTGGAAACTAGTTGATAGCTGTGCCATTGTTGAGTCCAAGTGAGAATTTTTCTCGGAGCTCCCCCATGTTCAGTCTACTGAATGGATCAGGAGTTTTGGGAGATAATTGAATGGTACTGTCTTTCACAGATTTGACTGGTAGCTTGAACGGAACTCTTTCTCCAGCATGGAGAAAGAGCCTTCTTCTGCCGTTCTGCAATGGTTTAAGTATTAAGAAGCAAATAGACTGCTAAAAGCTGCTAGGGCGTACATCTCAACACGCCTGCGTCATCTTACACTTACCCATAGGATGCGAGTAACCTTGACAATTCCATTAGCCGTGCTTTTGAAACGGCAGTCATAACCGATGCCTAAATACCGGGATATTTTTCTGTCTGCCAGGGATTCGAAGGTCACTCAGCTCCTGAAGGAGGCCCTGGGAAGTGTCACGTGCAGGGCTGCCATGGTTGCCCACGTGTCCCCATCGTCTGCCCACTACGCGGAGACCCTGGCTACTATACAACTGGCTTCACGTGTGCATCGCATTCGACGGAAAAAGATCAAGGTACTTTGTTCCTCGGTGGGTTTCTTTACGGGAAACGTTGATGTACGGCAGGAAATTATGCTGGACGAGTCCGCCACTATAGATATGgttcgtacactctaaaaacagaactgcaCCGCACAACACGCTCAAGGCAACCCGTTGATTACTGAGGCAGTTTTGTGTTGTGTTTCCCTTTGTACTGTTCCATCCCTCCCGCCCTTTTGGGTGGTGTTGTATGTTAGATGCCTGTTCGCGGAGTGTCACTGGAAACTAGTGCTGTAATGTACATAGTGGACATATCTATTGTTCTACACCACATCTCGTATATACCATTGATGCATTAAAATcagtttcgaaaaaaaaaatggcagttGCTAGCATGCTAGCATCTCTGACCAGAAATCGGACGGTGTGTGTTTGAGTCTCACTGCTGAGCCTCTCTTTAACCACCATTATTCAATTCCagtatgcaactgggcgttcTGAGGCTGAGGCACTCCCTGCGCGGCGCTCACAGTGGTCACTCTCCGATATATCAGAACCTTCTACATATTTATAGCAGTCTTGTAAatttaccagctcgcgtggctcagtgattagcatgctggccatgtcacgtcgagactgcgatgtacccgggttcgaatcctggtgccggctgtgctgtctgtggttttactgggttttcctcagacgctttcagacatatgtcggcacggttcccttagaagtcgacccaggacgcacagtcccccagggcgttagtcgtgacgttgtgaggccgacaacggcgagccctttcaccgccaccaccaccttgtaAATTAAATTTTTGGCTCGATAATACGTCGTTATACAAAAATGGTTTGTGTACATGGATCTACCCTGCTTGACGACTTAGGTACGGTTTCTAGTAACCTGAAAGCtcatttgctttcttttttttttcaagctttTGTTCACAACGTCTACTTATGCGTAACAGATGAAAACCAATAGGCTGTTTATTTACACGAAGGTGACATGCCTCTGCCGCCGAAACAACTTTTTTACGTTTCATTTGCTTGCTCCTTGAAAGCTAATCTTGAAGTCGTCAGTTGATAGTTCGTCACCGACGCCGGCATCAGTTGATAGGGGCTTGACTAAGGAGTCAATATTATGGCATGCGCTCATGTTTCTTTAGTTATAATATTGAATTGCACAGATGTCTTCGCGCCTCGAACATGGCAGTTCTTGCATGGAGCACCAATTGTCAATAGACCTCCTCGTGTAGTTGTGGTGCAGCCCATTATACTTATATAAACTTTTCATTGACCACCTTTCAGTATGTCTCCACGGGCAGCGGCGCCGACGTTTGCGACGGAGCCGTGTGCCGTCCGTTCATGCGGACGCAAGCCGTCAATGAAGATGGTGGAGTCAAGTCTGGCAGCTCTGACCCGGAATACACATCAAGCAGCGAGCAATCCTGTGATACGGTCATATACGTTGGACGGCACCAAGACTTCACTGACAACGAAGGGCCACCTTGCATACCATCTGTTTCACAAACGGCGCCGACGCCACAGAATTCACCTGCTAGGACATCAACTGTCACTAAGCCGCAAGAGCCTCTCGCCAAGAATAGCAGTGCCTTAGCAACCGCCACACGGACTCCGTCGCCTGACGTCAAGCTGAAGACAGCTCCTGGAGGGTCGGCCACAAAATCGACACTACCGAGGCATGCTACTGCCGGAAGGAGTCCTCATCATCAGCCGTCTTCCCCGGACTGTCAACAAAGGACGCACTCGCTGAAGAAAATGCAGCACAAAAGTCCAGCTAAGGACGTGACAGCAGAGGGGGCAAAGAAGCAAAGTGATGAAGTATGGGTGGATGGGCCGAGGTTCTCGAAGCCACGTTTTGACACAAGGACGTTGCACCACCTGCAGAAGGAACAATGGGTGGACGGTCCTGCAGCCAACGTGGTTTACGGTTACATGGATGATCATAAGAAAACCATGATTGAACGATGGGTAGAAGAACACTCGCGGCACTTTCAAGGAGGTAAGACCAAGAAGTCCAAGAATAAACCTACAAAGAGCCACGGCAAAGAAACGCAAGATGGGGGAGGATCAAGTGCGAGATCGACCCCTGAGCATAGGAAAGCAAGGGCGCATAGAGAAAGCGAGGTTCAGCAAAGGATGTCTCCAGACAGGACGAATCGTCCAGATGACGTCAAAGCCGATGCTCAGTCTTCGACAGGGGAAAAGGCTTCCGAAGATGACGAGGACCGCAGGACGGAAGCCATGGAAGAGGATGATTCTGTCCAGATGCAGGACTCATGTCTCCAGGTGACGGAGGAAGACATTTTAGCAGCAACCGGCGGCTGGACATCTAATAACGAAAATCCTTTACCAGAGGTTGACCAGGGTAGCACTGCAAGCAACGGCGGGAGCAGCAGTGGACGCCACCCGCTAAGAGTGCTCAGCGAAGAAGGATTAAACCTCCCCTCGTCGTTTACAGAGTCAAGATCTATAAGTGTAGACTTCGAAGAAGACGCTACAAACGTGAGAGAGGAGTTCCTTGGTCAAGTGTACGGCGGACTCACATGGCGGCTGCTCCAGGGTACATTGCTTCAGCGCCGCAAGGAGAGACAGGAGAGAAGACGGAGGCTGCACGGGGAAGACCTAAACGCAGTCATCAAAGGAGACATCTTGACTGAGAAGCTGGAGAGGATAGCACGCTTACGAAAGCTCACATCGCCTTAttttgacaacaacaacgagagGATACCATCCCTTCTCGTCATGCGGAGTGGTGCGTCCAGTCCCACGTTAAGAACACAGCCTTATGCAAGTCTTCCCAATCGTGGCAGTAAAAGCACAAACCGCCAAACGGTTTCTGAGATGCTATACGGAGGCGATGAATCAAGCGCCGAGAGTAGTGACTGTGCAGACGTTACAAGTACTCACAGTGAGCCCGCTGACTTAGATGTTGATAAGTATGATATTCAGCGGCTAAATATCAAACCCATGAATGGACTGAAACTGGAAGCGTTTTACAATAGGATACAGAAGTCTTCTGCGCCAATGGTCACTGGGTCGCCACCTAAATTATCAGAGGCAAACACCCTGTTTCAGTCGTATTCAGATAAGCTGGACATGCTAGCCAAGGATTTTGGTGTGTTTCCTGGAAGCGGTTCGCAGGAGATTCAGGCTCACGTGCGATTTCCGTTAACCAATACCGGTAAGCCACAGTTAGAAACAGAAGCCATCGATAGACTGCAGAAACACAACAGTGTGTCGGACTCGCAGTTAGACAAGACACATGGTGCTACCAGTATCGACGATGGTTGTACATTAGCTTCCAGAACAGACCATGAGGGAGCAACATCCTCTGCAAAGTCATCAAGTGAAAACTGTAGAGATTTAGACGGCCCCAAATTGGAGAATACTCAGAACATATCCTCCTCACCCGCTCATCAACCCAAACCTCGTATGAACAAGGCATTGAACTCCTCTTGTCGTGCCAGCCCAACTCACCCAAAATCGGAACATTCTTCTCCAAAACGTATGGTGTCCAGTCCGAAGCCAGGTCACAAAGCTGCTAACGGTCATACTGCAAAATCGCATGCTGTTGTAGCACAGCATGGTGGTAGTCCAGCGAGCAGTTCATGTGGTGCGCTCACGACCTGCTGCAGTCCTACGCGAAGTAAATCAGCTGGGAAGGCAGCCAGAACACCTTGTTCCAATGGAAAACACTGCAATGGCGAGAAGTCTAGGAAGTATCCACGAAATCCTCCCACCAATGTACAGTGCAATCCATTGTGTCGCAGCGTGTCGACACCAACAACACCATGCTGTGCTGCCGACATGAAATCGGACATGATTCAGCAGGCAGAGACACTGGAGTCTGACCTTCTACCATCACCGTATTCTAAGGTGACTCAGGCAAGACCTACGGTCCGCGAGTCCAGTAGTGGTCATGGTAGTAGTGATTCCAGCAGCTTCAAGGGAACTATGAAGACCATTCAAGTGGTGCAGTGTTCGGGCACCAGCAGTGGATACGAAAGTATCATACTGCGAGACAGCACAGCACCGTCCTCGAGTCAAGATTCTGGTAGTGAGAGAGGACTCAAGGAACTAAGGGGCCGCAAGGGATCGCGCAAGAACGGACAAGGTAAGGTCAGTCATTTttctatatatgtatatattactCAAACTGCGCTATGTAGTAATACCTCAGTGTCCGTGTGTCACGAGCATCTCTCTCGTTACCTTTTCTAACACATTTCCACGTTTTCTCTCAATCGAAAACTACATAGACCATGTGCAAGCTGCAGAACTCATGCACTCGAacagcagaacttcaccgcataacacgatcAAGACCAATCAGCATTCAGAAAGCTAGTAAGAAAAGAAGGACAACAGGCGGCTGGCCTCTTTTCTGTAGGCCTTTACGCAGATGCAAAGTGTAACACAAATGGCGTATGTCCCCTGGTTTTGGCATATCAGAAGAGCAACGTCATTCAGAATGTTGGTTGGCCTTGAACATGTTCCGTTTGAAGAGTGTACACGCAGAAACGTCGCCGGGTACCCTCGAACGAGCGGCAACGTCTGGGCAACAGTCAACAGCCCTTCGGATCACTTTTCACACATTATCCCCTCTTCCATAGTCCTTATGTCTGTCTGCATTACCCTTTATCTAATAAAGGgtatacacatttttttttttttcaaataccCTCTTTTGTTTTTAGTTGGACTTTTTATACTATATAGAGAACTACAGATGGAATCTGTACGATTTTAGTGGCTTCGTAAGTTATGAGTAGAGAGTAGTAGTAGAGCAAAACAAAGTTGACCAaaggtgaaaagaaaaaaaacggcagTTCGTGCGTTGTGTTGTTACTCAATCGAAAAGACCACGATAGCCCGCAAGTAAGCACTTGAGTAGCTGGaggggggttcaaacccccaaCCGTAGCTTTCGTAGTGCTTTTCGGAaagggaaacgagggtgaaatcctcctcccccatgtaaatttcccatagaaccccttccgaaatatttttctcgcTATGCTGCTGCAAGTAAGAAAAGAATAAGGAATTATTCGGTGTAGAAGACATGTGCAAACCTTATGGCAATGAACCTTCGATTCTAGACAAAAATTGCGAGTCTCTAGAGCATGGacgaaggaaagagaggaggagccctgttgctctgagaagtgaagccgaggttgggggccactccagtgacatcaccgctcgccCTCCGGTTTCGGTcacatacatctctatgggagccccccCAACgaatagtttcggaatactttgagaggtgtggtggtagcgcgccgaagtggcccccaaagtggcgtgtgcaaagcgccCTCATTGGACAGTTCATATAACGTGACCCTCGCctggctccaaagaagctacagctcacctcctatccccacgtcacttgccccacgcttctcacttctgtcgaagagccgttggggcgcctccttttctGCTGTAGAGCTTCCACACCGTGTATACTAGGCGTCTTTACATAACGAACTGTTCAAAATTATGTTAGTTGTccgttagcaatgtaagcaaaTTATGTAAAAATCTGAGCGGTAATTATTTGtggcagagttttagaactggcctcagttgttgacttggttggggaaaataaagcaaatcagtaaattaaggatatagggagtggtaggctaaaagataaggaagatgggctcactaattttgtgactcatctaatcagtcaacaatacaattaTTTgtggcagtactatttttgagccgtgatgtgggcaagataagtttaactggattgtggtgtattggagctaggtggctaccgtaagggcgcctgcagctccagttcttacgcgttaaaatataataattgggagtgatGGAATTTAGAAGCGGTCTTTTATACCGCTGTCTTTTAAGAAAGCGCAGAGCGCTTTCAGTGCTTTGGAATGTTGGTGCTTTGTGGGCCATCTTCCGGTAATCTTGCAAAAGGAGAAAGGCCTGTTGTCCATTGCCGCTAGAGTCTGTTGGAGTTTAAGTCTGGCTTGGCTATATTCTGGGCAGTGCATGATTATGTGGTGTGTATCCTCTGGGACTTTGCATCGTTTGCAAAGGTCTGAGTCGCTGAGCCTTAGCTGGCGCCTTGTAGTTCCTGTGTACAGCGCTCCAAGTCGTGTGCGATGTTTGGCTGTTATGgctgatgtgggcaagcttacgcttgtcccatcctacagttggcaatacagtTATTTGTGGGCACTCACTTATGCCATGTCAGACCACCTTCGGGGTGAAGGAACagaatagcgagttttagtgaatcgttttttCTCAAACGGTTCACAAACGGTTACCTTACGCTACCAaacttacgcttgtcccatcctacagttggcaatacaaaacggTTTCCGGGATGGCCAAGGGGAACTGACCTAGAACGTAATCATCTGATTGGTCCGTGGCAAAACCTTTCGCGAACCGTCTGGAAGAAAATTATTCACTAAAACTGGCTAATGTGAATAGAAAGAAAATGGGTATCTAGTTACGGTTGCGACAGGACGTTCGTGAGGCAATGTTTGTTGTCCTGATACGCAGCAATAGATGTCAAAAACCTGTAAAATCTACGTTAGTGTTCGTGCCTTCCGTGATCGTGCATATGAAGAAGACAAGGAGAATTGTAAGAAGTGGATAGACGCCGCATCATacgcggagagttttcaatctgccggagggggccgggGTACAacgtcctccccccccccccttcatgcacagaggtcgggcagggtgtcgggaattccgtgttgcgacgttgtgaggcaaatgTTTATAGGATTTTCAtgatcactcgcatgaaacacgcgattcttaggatatacctcgaaactttcatcttgagtgtaagctgggtagacttcccggagggggcctggccccccctgggaaagttCCGGGGGGCTCAGgccttcacccccccccccccccgcgcagCCGGCGCCTATGCGCTGCATAATATAACGAACGATAAAATGGGCTGGTAAGCAAAAAATATGCGAAACGCTGTGCCGTGGCAACTGTGACACATGCCCCACGTTGGTCATGCACCTGCTTGGTGTTTCCGTAAAGATGTCTTTCAAGGAGGATGTTCGGAATCTAGAATCCGCGAGGCGTAGTGTACCATAGTGAGATGCGATGTAGTATGACAAAGTTCGATATGTTTAGTCAAACCCACGTGGCATTAGTTACGTTACTTTCGGCAGTTTGTGAAAGTTCTGCAAGTGGAATGTTCGAAGAACGTCCCTGGTTACCGTCGAAAACGAAAGTTCGAAATATGCGAAAGACTAGGAGCTGCCATTCTGCCATGCGGGTACATTGTTAAGACTTGGACTGCAAGAAAATTTTTCTCGTCGCTCGATGGTACGAAGGCGATTTCTTGTGTCAAGAACTAGCTTGGAGTGACAATGATGGAATGGAGCTCGATTCTAAAAACCTTAGTTCGCATGTTTCAGAATGAACCTATCGTGTACGCACC contains:
- the LOC135396642 gene encoding uncharacterized protein LOC135396642 isoform X2 — protein: MIGFRDQMLRGRFPQDVSLSSLVYERLQQTGGAALVEDCCDACHTHVSQLRQRAVAMLQSFEPPPAQLPFRTASPVPPPKPPLKLSPAWRAQSGHIRQRYAARFNNNRITPASPETTFTGLRVPSPMPPSLPGCDRRMSAEDGTSSPAKRPVDHDGETGVRPVGLVRGGPVAQQAQEYLEQNIRYLMRPRVATTALSQASGGAPTGMFPGSARGGCVAPLDPAMPPFAPAPASSTPCTPLMSTSPSSCPLAASTSFPHSLDAAGHSSSGVLQGTSYSSPCGSAALVGRSPSAAASFFARAAQRLNLSSKKKRRHTPAGGMGSTTESDSQLVTHFSDIIRDSPPPAPPTLLRGIGRKDTGLGKVKVMLRVCPASTTASSAPGDGRSFLSLDARKKQVTLYDPSASTSSSPETPNATAARLGVAAPKMFAFDAIFSQDDTQTEVCSTSLTDIIQAVVNGSDGCLFVYGHAHLGKTWTMLGGSGSSQELGVIPCAISWLFRLINEHKQKTGARFSVRASAVHISGRSETLRDLLADHATGTEGSSPGVYLRDDPVFGTKLMNYSELRAPTAERAAFLLDAAVTAASANHRTEEDRRNSHFLFTLHVYQYRVDKSGRGGVAGGRSRLHLFDLGSCEKTAKGPLTLSALGNVILALFNAQKRVPHKDSKVTQLLKEALGSVTCRAAMVAHVSPSSAHYAETLATIQLASRVHRIRRKKIKYVSTGSGADVCDGAVCRPFMRTQAVNEDGGVKSGSSDPEYTSSSEQSCDTVIYVGRHQDFTDNEGPPCIPSVSQTAPTPQNSPARTSTVTKPQEPLAKNSSALATATRTPSPDVKLKTAPGGSATKSTLPRHATAGRSPHHQPSSPDCQQRTHSLKKMQHKSPAKDVTAEGAKKQSDEVWVDGPRFSKPRFDTRTLHHLQKEQWVDGPAANVVYGYMDDHKKTMIERWVEEHSRHFQGGKTKKSKNKPTKSHGKETQDGGGSSARSTPEHRKARAHRESEVQQRMSPDRTNRPDDVKADAQSSTGEKASEDDEDRRTEAMEEDDSVQMQDSCLQVTEEDILAATGGWTSNNENPLPEVDQGSTASNGGSSSGRHPLRVLSEEGLNLPSSFTESRSISVDFEEDATNVREEFLGQVYGGLTWRLLQGTLLQRRKERQERRRRLHGEDLNAVIKGDILTEKLERIARLRKLTSPYFDNNNERIPSLLVMRSGASSPTLRTQPYASLPNRGSKSTNRQTVSEMLYGGDESSAESSDCADVTSTHSEPADLDVDKYDIQRLNIKPMNGLKLEAFYNRIQKSSAPMVTGSPPKLSEANTLFQSYSDKLDMLAKDFGVFPGSGSQEIQAHVRFPLTNTGKPQLETEAIDRLQKHNSVSDSQLDKTHGATSIDDGCTLASRTDHEGATSSAKSSSENCRDLDGPKLENTQNISSSPAHQPKPRMNKALNSSCRASPTHPKSEHSSPKRMVSSPKPGHKAANGHTAKSHAVVAQHGGSPASSSCGALTTCCSPTRSKSAGKAARTPCSNGKHCNGEKSRKYPRNPPTNVQCNPLCRSVSTPTTPCCAADMKSDMIQQAETLESDLLPSPYSKVTQARPTVRESSSGHGSSDSSSFKGTMKTIQVVQCSGTSSGYESIILRDSTAPSSSQDSGSERGLKELRGRKGSRKNGQGSGRSRSAPGRSPPQSPPVQRRQPMPGFGQHVHRWRHAQELRAHQPEDEVGCAGLLCCRLLDFY